A region of the Silene latifolia isolate original U9 population chromosome 9, ASM4854445v1, whole genome shotgun sequence genome:
gagatttataagtccttgcactaactgttaaggacaccaaccccaacaagctcccacttgtccgtacaagtgtatgtgcaatgacgttatccgcactaactggaggacacaagctccaacaaaaagGTTATACAACTGCCAGAGTCCAAGAGACCTGACCAGGCTAACAAGACAAGTGATCCCAACTATTGTCGCTATCATAGACTGGTAAGTCATCCCCTTGAAAAGTGTATAACATGAAAGAGAAAATTATGCGCTCTCCAGGAGACGGAAAAATTATCCTTGACTTGGATGAAACAGCAACTACAAATAAAACTACTGCAGTATTGGAGCAGCATGAGGAACACGAGGAGCCAACGACGCATTGTGGGTGGGATGTATGCATGTTGCAATTCGAGAGCCTTGAACCTGTTGCTATATGGTTTCAAAAGCCATCTTCATCGACATCCCCAAAAGTAGGATTAGGTCCTCAAGATGAGAAGAATGTAGATGATGTTGACGAAGGGTGGACCTTAGTCACTCGCAAGAAGACAAAGAAACAAGTATGGCAAGCAGTCGAACATGTCCATCATCGACAAAAGCAATCAAAGAAGATGAAGTCCTGCATGTATGATAGGGATAAGAAGTCCAAACAAAGTGGTCAAACCACGTGTCTTGCCTATCAATACGCCTAAGCAAAAATCGTTGAGTCATATTGCTCTAGAAGCATTCCTTCCAAGAGATTTCTTGAACAATGTTACCGTATGTACCATTTCTGCAGTAGGCCATGATGATAAAGAAAAAGTAAAGGAAAATGAAGCAGATGATGCAGATGATGCGGTACCATCACAACAATTGCAATCTTACCCTCAAAAGGAAAATGAAGTTGTAAAGGCTCTCAACACCCTTCCCGCAAATATGGGGTGGAGACAAATCTTTCACCTGCCGAAAGAGAAGCGTCAGATAATACTCCAAGGACTTGATAAACCAGAACTATACGCTGGTAAGAAGAAAGATGTAGGAGAGTTTGCAGAGCAGTCAACACAATGTGTCTCCTGCAATGCAGCCTTGACCTTTTCAGATGAAGATCTTCTTCTTGGTTCCAAGCCTCACAATAGGCCGCTTTATGTGTCAGGCTACATTCGAGGACAAAAAGTCAACAGAATCTTAATAGATGGAGGCTCAGGAGTAAATCTCATGCCCAAAGCAACCATGAAAGAGCTAGGCATCACGGTTGATGAACTTTCTAGCAGTCGAACAGTAATTCACGGTTTCAACTTAAATGGAGAGCGGGCTATTGGCATGATTCGTGTAAGCCTTAGCATGTGCGACTTGTCATCTGAAACACTCTTCCATGCATGTCATCGAGGCCAAGACATCCTTCAAGTTATTATTAGGTCGACCATGGAAACATGAAAATGGAGTCGTTGCATCAACCCTCCATCAATGCTTGAAGTATTATCGCGGCGGTGAAAGGAAGATAAATGGAGACGCCAAACCTTTCACTGAGGCTGACTCTTTTTTCGCTGACGCAAAGTTCTTTGAGGAAAATGGTACTTCTAGTGAGTTCATGGCAACTACCATTTCTTCAACTGGAAAAGGAGGTAAGCTGAAAGAGAATACCAAAAAAGATGTTGTTACGAGTCATGTTAAAGAAAATGATAAGCAAGATATAGACAACGCTAGTAAAGCATCTACTCCCGTTACATCACCCAAGAAGCAAGAAATGCCACAGAAGTCTACCTCGCCAGTATTGCGGTATATTCCCAAGTCTCGCCGCAAAGAAGGAGATAGTCCTTTTGCAGAATGTCTAACAAATAGAGATCTTAAAGACAAAAGTAAACCAAGCCCAATGATCAAGCAAGAATGGATGGCGAAAGTCACCACACGTCTTCCAAGTTCAAACCAAATGAAAGTTATGAGACCTCCTCCAGTCGATTTTGTCTGTTCATCAAACCAATCATCAAGCGATCAGAATGTGGGAATATTTGATTCCAACGCATATAAACTACTGGCAAAGGCAGGTTACGACTTTACAAAACCAACTCCGCTTGGGAAAGTTGTAGAAGTTGAACCATATGGGCTTAACAAAACGCAACAGGCGTTGTTCAAGCAAGAAGGAAGCTTTATAGAGACTAAAGCGGGGCTTGGTTATAAGTTTCCCACACCCGTGAAGATCAGTGCTCGTAGGAACAGAACTGCTACATCTTCACAACATATCACATTGGAAGAGGCTGAGAAGAATGAAATgtgggtaaatatccgtataataccctttaaatttaggactataacgtaaatttaacatgtgaatatcgtcataaaacataaatacaatatagaaatgataaggaattagaatcaacctcgggtccttatagtgcggcgtaaagaacagaaatcaacagagattccctcctaattgttgcacccaagatttgtccgagatatgcccttgtgctagaatgtgttctccgattgccttgcaatatagggagaacttgttgtgagtttttctcgagatgtgagatctcagtttcagagaaaaattaatctccaaaaccctaatgtaTTTTCGCAAATGACCATTAGGTTACAaagaggagagactccctctttgtatggttcggccgtgagcttcttttggggagagtgggctttccactttctcttatttttaactcatggtacgatcCGAAGTGCTAAATGTATATAACACgttctgattataaactgttatcggttatcggaaattaaggcatcaactaataatacgggttagctgaattattaatacgtgtccgacaaaacagtattgtataattatattcaatatacattaatcaaatataaaacgcttatatttaattttacgaattaactggttaattcgccttagcccataacatttaatccgtattaaatataatatctcaacatcacattttgactaattactagtcaaaataactcggactaactggttagtcaattttggcatctacatgacagtattttcataccgtcacatctctcgaacgtatcctataggtgtgacttttagggacgattgatcaccgccatcgtatgacaataacgtcaaacttatctagcaagccaaccgttattgataaacgtggatcaactgataataataccaaaagtatgccctttgatccttttagaggtttataagtccttgcactaactgttaaggacaccaaccccaacaagctcccacttgtccgtacaagtgtatgtgcaatgacgttatccgcactaactggaggacacaagctccaacaaactcccacttgtccgtacaagtgtatgtgcgataaccgattctcatattcatttaaaatttctcccactcaatgtaaaacaatttgtagatccggatccacaaaggtcgtattttacaatcgatctgtatctagagtggtttccccgactagagagtaacttaactgataaaacgaatctgtatccgagcatggccatgcatttcgattctgactcctcgagtggccccgagaaatatcgagtacgataaaggctgaatatttccttcaactcgactccttccgatctaagcacagcatgaaatgacccagaaaaaaatctacttggccccctgttacggatgaccgtgagaaagaaaccaaagtcacccaaaatctgccgtagtctcaagagacagtcgatagtcaaaagattcgactctaaggatcaccatggaagtcctatccacgacagggcagcaaatgttataaaacatttaggactccacgtcgatgtcacaatggtgtcctacgaaatatccgtataaatcgcctctgtgattggtcagtcaactggttgacttatggctcgttgaacccaccatcaaccaacgtcacaaaataattgccagagttatcagctcatgtgggcaattaaggactaaaaatataatgtttgttcagttcactttgtggtgttcaaaattgtcgtacaattccacatgaaaaacaacatatatataaaatatcaaaacgatgatgtcgtatagagtacaaaggagaatgaatctaatccataaaagagtactacaacttaggaacacgtttgattcccatggaatttacgtgcccttcatgcttatcttgtcgtaatgctttagtgagaggatctgctatgttatcatctgtagcaatcttttctatcactacttccttttgctccacgtaatctcggattagatgagcttttcgttgtacatgtctagatttgttgctagactttggctccttagcttggaagatggcaccactattgtcgcaatagatggtgatcgggtcattcgaactaggcactacggagagcccatgtaagaattgacgcatccatatcgcttcctttgtagcttcagacgcggcatagtactcggactcgtcgtagaatctttgtaacagatttgtttcgaactcttccggtgattgatcagcgccattaagagtaaaaacgaatcaggatcgagatttcgagtcatatcgatccgtttggaagctagcatcacagaaccggttgcgcatagcttttgagagcctccataagtcaatgcccaatctttagtcctccggaggtacttaagaatgttcttgatagccagccaatgtgattcacctggatctttttgttggaatcgacttgtcatactcaatgcatataccacgtccggacgtgtgcatatcatggcatacatgattgatcctattgccgaagcataaggaatccgtgtcatgcgctctttctcttccggtgtctctggtgcctgagacttgctcaaatgcacccctggagccataggaaggaaccccttcttggagttagtcatgcttaatctctctaggactttgtctatgtaagactcgatcgagagataacatccgtcgtgatctatctcgatagatgcggatgcctagaattctttgtgcctctcccagatctttcatctggaaatggtttttcaaccatactttcaccgaagttaagagaggtatgtcattcccaatcaggagtatgtcgtcaacatacaatattaggaagacaatcttgctcccactcgacttgatataaagacatggttcctcgactgatcgaatgaatccattttcttttatcacttggtcgaagcgatgattccaactccttgatgcttgcttaagtccataaatggaacgcttaagcttgcacactttcttaggatgtgctggatcgatgaaaccttcaggttgtaccatgtacaactcttcctccaaaaagccgtttaagaaggcggttttcacgtccatttgccaaatttcatagtcatgaaaggcggcaatcactaagataatccgaatggaacgcagcatgactacgggtgcaaaaatctcatcgtagtgcaaacctggcacttgggtgaaacctttagcaactagtcgtgctttgtagatatcttgttgaccttccacagaatgctttatcttgtaaagccatttgcattgaaggggacgaaccttagcaggtaagtcaacaagatcccatacgttgttctcatacatggagtccatctcggattgcatggcctcaagccatagctttgagtcagaactagtcatggcacctttataggttgcgggttcactactcgttaagagtagaacgtcatctatgtcatgttcctcgaccataccaatgtatctgtccggaggaatagagactcttcccgacctcctaggttcctcaggaatgttaaccgcagccgggattgaaggaataggttcctccaatagttgctcggtatttggttctggaacctccgacaggtcgaaggttctatcactctttgcattctcgagaaattccttctctaagaatgtcgcactagccgcaacaaaaacacgttgttcggttggcgaataaaagtaatgaccaagcgttcctttaggataacctataaagtatgtcttgaccgatcgcgggccgagcttatcctcgtgtctccacttgacataagcctcgcagccccaaacccgtataaaggacaagttagggaccgttcccttccatagttcatatggagtcttgtcaacagctttagacggacttcggttaagtattagagcggctgacaaaagagcataaccccacaatgaatcaggtaaaatcgtgtgactcatcatggatcgaaccatatcaagtagtgttcgatttctccgttcggacacaccattcaactgaggtgttccagatggagttaactgtagggcaatcccacagtcctttaggtgtcgatcaaactcgtgagaaagatactcgccaccacgatctgaacgtagtgttttaatctttatacctaataggttctgtaccctattctggtattccttgaatttctcaaaggattcacttttgtgcttcattaagtagacatagccatatctacttaaatcgtccgtgaaagtgatgaaatacctatagccttctcgtgcggtgattgacataggaccacatacatccgtgtgtatgagccctaataggtcagcagcgcgcattccaacacctttgaaggaaatccgagtcatcttaccgatgagacatgattcacacgtgccaaatgattgaaaatcaaaggccgagatagctccattcttgatgagctgtttaacgcgtttctcattaatgtgtcccatacggcagtgccatagatacgtttgatctttgtcaccagcctttaaccttttattcattacgtgtaatatttccgtggtctgatctaaaacataaattccgttcatggagacgccttgtcagtaaatcatatcgtgtaatgagaaaatgcaagtattattttctattacaaatgaaaaaccaagtttatcaagtgcgaaaccgaaataatgtttttcgaaagactaggtacataatagcagtcatataatgacaactcaaatccacCGGGAAgccggatcacatatgtcccctttgagatggctactcttgctccattcccaacacgcagtccacctcaccctttacgagggttcgatgtttcggagcccccgcacatgattacacagatgagaaccacaacca
Encoded here:
- the LOC141601485 gene encoding uncharacterized protein LOC141601485, with protein sequence MKEKIMRSPGDGKIILDLDETATTNKTTAVLEQHEEHEEPTTHCGWDVCMLQFESLEPVAIWFQKPSSSTSPKVGLGPQDEKNVDDVDEGWTLVTRKKTKKQVWQAVEHVHHRQKQSKKMKSCMYDRDKKSKQSVGHDDKEKVKENEADDADDAVPSQQLQSYPQKENEVVKALNTLPANMGWRQIFHLPKEKRQIILQGLDKPELYAGKKKDVGEFAEQSTQCVSCNAALTFSDEDLLLGSKPHNRPLYVSGYIRGQKVNRILIDGGSGVNLMPKATMKELGITVDELSSSRTVIHGFNLNGERAIGMIRYYRGGERKINGDAKPFTEADSFFADAKFFEENGTSSEFMATTISSTGKGGKLKENTKKDVVTSHVKENDKQDIDNASKASTPVTSPKKQEMPQKSTSPVLRYIPKSRRKEGDSPFAECLTNRDLKDKSKPSPMIKQEWMAKVTTRLPSSNQMKVMRPPPVDFVCSSNQSSSDQNVGIFDSNAYKLLAKAGYDFTKPTPLGKVVEVEPYGLNKTQQALFKQEGSFIETKAGLGYKFPTPVKISARRNRTATSSQHITLEEAEKNEIKKGALSDRLGVRSNTVFTHLEASNNDSGKTLLCSTSVEENDEEVSISDDLRSAIPSRMKRLQVVDIIQHEPLKARRRVLVLTGLSSNNVEECKLPSSHSRDAKDLEIVTSYHITAEEIPDDSEEVEATRHETLEDEVQSTVDDLKELNLGTDEDPRPIYVSALLTKEEEEEYYKLLVEYKDVFAWSYKEMPGLSPKIAVHRLAIRKGISPRKQSQRRFRTELIPEIEKEVNKLIEAEFIREVRYPTWIANIVPVRKKNGQLRVCVDFRDLNDACPKDGFPLPVTELMIDATTGHEALSFMDCTAGYNQIHMAPEDQEATSFRTPKGIFCYMVMSFGLKNAGATYQRAMQKIFDDMLHKMIECYVDDVVVKSKKRKDHVKDLQTVFERLRTCQLKMNPLKCAFGVTSGKFLGFVVRHRGIEIDQMKIKAIKEMPEPKTLKELRGLQGRLWDEKWKNAFDNIKKYLASAPVLGAPIPGKPLILYIAAQERSLWAMCAQEIEDRKERAL